A DNA window from Dethiosulfovibrio faecalis contains the following coding sequences:
- the nuoE gene encoding NADH-quinone oxidoreductase subunit NuoE, whose amino-acid sequence MSSTTTASSNELSQRLDPIVQRYQGKKGITIPLLADIQKEYGYVAEEAVTYVSKKMDISASEMFGVATFYAMFRLQPEGKYVIRICRGTACHVQGSASVAEEVARHLGIEEGETTEDGIFTLQHVACLGCCSLAPVMMVGDNVHGLLTPPKSIEILEDYRKKG is encoded by the coding sequence ATGTCATCCACAACCACCGCCAGCTCGAACGAGCTGTCGCAGCGTCTGGATCCCATCGTCCAGCGCTATCAAGGCAAGAAGGGGATAACCATCCCGCTTTTGGCGGATATCCAGAAGGAGTACGGTTACGTCGCTGAGGAAGCCGTAACCTACGTCTCCAAAAAAATGGACATATCCGCCTCGGAGATGTTCGGAGTGGCTACCTTCTACGCCATGTTCCGGCTTCAACCCGAGGGCAAGTACGTCATCCGTATCTGCCGAGGTACCGCATGCCACGTCCAGGGGTCCGCTTCTGTGGCGGAAGAGGTGGCAAGGCACCTGGGAATCGAGGAAGGCGAGACCACCGAGGACGGGATATTCACCCTTCAGCACGTCGCCTGTCTGGGATGCTGCAGTCTGGCTCCCGTGATGATGGTGGGAGACAACGTTCACGGACTGCTTACGCCGCCGAAGTCCATCGAGATCCTCGAAGACTACCGTAAAAAGGGTTAA
- a CDS encoding NADH-ubiquinone oxidoreductase-F iron-sulfur binding region domain-containing protein translates to MSQTIVKIGMGSCGIAAGARPVEAKLRTLLEGHPEIEIRKVGCIGLCFQEPLVEVEMDGKSTMYGHVTEESVEDIVKEHVLGGKRLDQALVLDSDGSGMENPRMDKQVRIVLRNCGIIDPEKIDEYIEREGYDALKKVVSSMTSEQVYTEVLDSGLRGRGGAGFPTGLKWKFANLSKGDEKYVVCNADEGDPGAFMDRSVLEGDPHAIIEGMAICGYAIGANHGIIYCRAEYPLAIKNLNIAIEQAKERGFLGDDIMGSGFSFDLKIKEGAGAFVCGEETALIASIEGKRGMPRPRPPFPAQSGVFGKPTNINNVETYANVAWIIRNGSKEFSKYGIGKSRGTKVFALAGKIAKGGLVEVPMGMPIREVIYDIGGGIPDGKEFKAVQMGGPSGGCIPKELLDTPVDYESINATGAIMGSGGMVVMDEGTCMIDVARFFLSFVQNESCGKCPFCRIGTKRMLEILDRITKGEGKESDIDLLLELCHQIKDGSLCGLGQTAPNPVLTTIKYFKDEYMAHIVDHRCPATVCPSLIHYVIDPEKCIGCTKCAKNCPVDAISGEIKKPHVIDDTICIRCGKCKVSCPVGAISVE, encoded by the coding sequence ATGTCTCAGACTATAGTGAAAATAGGGATGGGAAGCTGCGGAATCGCGGCGGGAGCCCGCCCGGTAGAGGCCAAACTCAGGACGCTGCTCGAAGGACACCCGGAGATAGAGATCAGGAAGGTCGGCTGCATAGGCCTATGTTTCCAGGAGCCTCTGGTCGAGGTGGAGATGGACGGCAAATCCACCATGTACGGCCACGTTACAGAGGAATCGGTGGAGGATATCGTCAAGGAGCACGTCCTGGGAGGCAAGAGGCTGGACCAGGCCCTGGTGCTCGACTCCGACGGATCCGGGATGGAAAATCCCAGGATGGACAAGCAGGTCCGCATAGTCCTTCGTAACTGCGGGATAATCGATCCTGAGAAGATAGACGAATACATAGAGAGAGAGGGATACGACGCCCTTAAAAAGGTGGTCTCCTCCATGACCTCCGAACAGGTATACACCGAGGTCCTCGACAGCGGCCTCAGGGGAAGGGGCGGAGCCGGATTCCCGACGGGGCTGAAATGGAAGTTCGCCAACCTGTCCAAAGGCGACGAAAAGTACGTGGTCTGCAACGCCGACGAGGGAGACCCGGGCGCCTTTATGGACCGATCCGTCCTTGAGGGCGACCCTCATGCCATCATCGAGGGTATGGCCATATGCGGCTACGCCATAGGGGCCAATCACGGCATAATATACTGTCGCGCCGAGTATCCTCTAGCGATCAAGAACCTCAACATCGCCATTGAACAAGCCAAGGAAAGAGGCTTCCTCGGAGACGACATCATGGGCAGCGGTTTCTCCTTCGATCTCAAGATAAAGGAGGGCGCCGGGGCCTTCGTCTGTGGAGAGGAGACGGCCCTGATCGCCTCCATCGAGGGAAAGAGGGGTATGCCCCGTCCCAGACCTCCGTTCCCGGCCCAGAGCGGGGTTTTCGGCAAGCCCACCAACATAAACAACGTCGAGACCTACGCCAACGTGGCCTGGATAATCAGGAACGGATCCAAGGAGTTCTCCAAATACGGCATAGGCAAGAGCCGCGGCACCAAGGTCTTCGCCCTGGCAGGGAAGATCGCCAAGGGAGGCCTGGTCGAGGTTCCCATGGGTATGCCCATCCGCGAGGTCATATACGACATCGGCGGAGGAATCCCGGACGGCAAGGAGTTCAAGGCTGTTCAGATGGGAGGCCCCTCCGGTGGCTGCATACCGAAGGAGCTCCTTGACACCCCCGTCGACTACGAGTCCATCAACGCCACAGGAGCCATAATGGGCTCGGGCGGCATGGTCGTCATGGACGAGGGCACCTGTATGATCGACGTCGCCCGTTTCTTCCTGTCCTTCGTACAGAACGAGTCCTGCGGCAAGTGCCCCTTCTGCCGTATAGGAACCAAGAGGATGCTGGAGATCCTGGACCGTATAACCAAGGGAGAGGGCAAGGAAAGCGATATAGATCTCCTTTTGGAGCTATGCCACCAGATAAAGGACGGCTCCCTCTGCGGACTGGGTCAGACGGCACCTAACCCGGTTCTGACGACCATAAAATACTTCAAGGACGAGTACATGGCCCATATCGTGGACCACAGATGCCCCGCAACGGTCTGTCCGTCCCTGATACACTACGTCATAGATCCGGAAAAGTGCATCGGCTGCACCAAATGCGCCAAGAACTGCCCGGTGGACGCCATCTCCGGAGAGATAAAGAAACCGCACGTCATCGACGATACCATCTGCATAAGATGCGGCAAGTGCAAGGTGAGCTGCCCCGTGGGCGCCATCTCTGTGGAGTAG